One Desulfobacteraceae bacterium genomic window, TCCCAGACCGAAACCGATCTGGCCAAGCGCGCCGCCATGCTGCAGGAAGTCGAGCGCATCCTTTACAATGAAGCGGCCTTTATTCCGCTGCACTGGCAGATGCTCTCGTGGGCCGGCAGCGACAAGCTCAAGAACGCCAACGACATCGTCAACGTCATGAACTTCCCCTACTTCGGGGATCTGGTGATGGAATAGGCAAGGCGCACTGACCCATGATCGCTTTTTTTATCCGCCGCGTAACACAGGCCGTTTTCGTGATGCTGGTGATCAGCCTGATCGGGTTCACCATCAAGCAGTCGGTGGGCGACCCGGTGCGGGAGATCACCGGCATCTCGGTTTCGGCTGCGGAGCGCGACGCCCTGCGGGAAAAACTCGGTCTGAACGACCCGTTTCTGGTGCAGTGGGGACGGTTTCTGGGCCGGGCCCTGCAGGGAGACCTCGGCAACTCCTTTTATTTCAAGCGGCCGGCCATGCAGGTGATTCTCAGCAAGGCGCCAGCCACGCTTGAACTGGTTTTCTCAACCTCCATGCTGGTGATTCTGCTCTCGATCCCCATCGGCATCTACGCGGCCATCCTGCCGCGCGCGTGGCTGTCGCGTTTTTTCATGGGAGTCAGTATCGTGGGCGTGTCCATCCCGGTCTTTCTGACGGCCATCCTCTTGATCTATGTCTTTTCGGTGGGCCTGGGGTGGCTGCCGTCCTTCGGCCGCGGCGAGCTGGTGACGCTCTTTCCGGGCTGGCAGTCGGGCTACTTCACCGCCGACGGGCTCAAGCACCTGATCCTGCCGAGCATCGCCCTGTCCTCCATCATGCTGCCGCTCTTCATCCGCCTGATCCGCGCCGAGATGAAGGAAGTTTTAGAAACCGAGTACGTCAAGTATGCCCGCGCCAAGGGACTTAAACCCTGGCGGGTGCTGCTGGTGCACGCCTTCAAGAACACCCTGCTTCCGGTCATTACCGTGGGCGGCGTGCAGCTCGGCACCCTGATCGCTTTCACGATCCTGACCGAGACGGTGTTCCAGTGGCAGGGCATGGGCGCCATGTTCATCGAGGCGGTGGATCGCGCCGACACTTCCCTGATCGTGGCCTACCTGGTTTTTGTGGGCATCCTTTTCGTTACCGTCAACACCTTGGTGGATCTGATCTACGGCCTGGTCAACCCCATGGTCCGCATCGCCGGGAGGAAATGACCATGCAGGGGTGGCGACGGTTTAAAAGCTCCTATTTTCTGCACAGTTTTCTGCGCGACCCCATGGCCATGGGCAGCTTCATCTGTTTGGCGGCCCTGGTGATCATCAGTTTCGGGGCGCCTCTGATAGCACCCCACGACCCCTACGACACCAGTACGATCGACATCATGGATTCGGAAGTGCCGCCGGCCTGGCTGGAGCAGAGCGATGCGCGCTTTCCGCTGGGAACCGATTCCCAGGGGCGCGACATGCTCTCCACCATGCTCTACGGAATGCGGGTGTCGATCCTCATCGGGTTGGGAGCGGTGGCCCTGCAAGCACTCATGGGCATCTGCGTTGGACTGGTGGCCGGCTACCGCGGCGGGCGCTTCGATGCCTTCCTGATGCGCCTGGCGGACGTGCAGCTCTCGTTTTCGACCTATATGGTGGCCATCTTTTTCGGTGCCCTGTTCCAGGCCGCTTTCGGCATGGGCAGGTACGAGCAGCTGGCCATCCCCCTGCTGATCATCATCATCGGCTTTGCCGAGTGGCCCCAGTACGCCCGGACCGTGCGGGCCTCGGTGCTGGCGGAGAAAAAAAAGGAATACGTCGAAGCCGCCCGGGTCATCGGCCTGCCCCCGCGCCGGATCATGTGGCGCCACATTCTGCCCAACACCCTCACCCCGGTGCTGGTGATCTCCACCGTCCAGGTGGCCAACGCCATCATGAGCGAGGCGGCGCTTTCCTTCATCGGGCTGGGCATGCCGGTCACGCGCCCTTCCCTGGGCTCACTGATCAAGGCCGGTTTCGACTACATCTTCAGCGGCTCGTGGTGGATCACGCTCTTTCCGGGGCTGGCCCTGGTAATCCTGATTCTTTCCATCAACCTGCTGGGCGACTGGCTCCGCGACTTTCTCAACCCCAAGCTTTACAAGGAGTAGCCGTGGCCCGGGAACCGCTTTTGTCCGTCAGGGATCTGGAAATCAAGTTCAGGCTGCGCCACGGCGACCTGACCGCCGTCAACCGGGTAAGCTTCGACCTGGCGCGGGGAGACCGTCTGGGGATTGTGGGCGAGTCCGGCGCGGGCAAGTCCGTAACCGGTTTCGGGATTCTCAATCTGGTGAGCAAACCCGGCTACATCGCCGGCGGCCGCCTGACCTTCGAGGGGCGCGAGCTGACGGCGCTGCCGGAGGAGGAGCTGAGAAAGATCCGCGGCAACCGGATCAGCATGATCTTCCAGGACCCGATGATGACCCTGAACCCGGTGCTCACCATCGGCACCCAGATGGTGGAGACGATTCTGGCCCATAGGTCGATCAGCCGGGCGGAAGCCACCGAGATCGCCCTGGACCGCATCCGCAAAGTGGCTATTCCCTCTCCGGAAAAGCGTCTCCAGCAGTACCCCCACGAATTTTCCGGCGGCATGCGCCAGCGCATTGTGATCGCCATCGCGCTCTTGAACGCGCCGGCGCTGATCATCGCGGACGAACCCACCACCGCCCTGGACGTGACCATCCAGGCCGACATCATGGCCCTGCTGCTGGGTCTGTGCGAATCCGATAAAATGGGGTTGATCCTGATCACCCACGATCTGGCGGTGGTCTCCCAGGTTGCCCAACGGATTGCCGTCATGTATGCCGGAACGATCGTGGAGATCGGCCCCACCGATCAGGTCGCCAACAATCCCCAGCACCCTTACACCCGGGGTCTGCTGGGCGCCCTGCCCCAGCGGGTTCCCCGGGGCAAACGGCTCAACCAGATTCCGGGCATGATGCCCAACCTCACCCGGGTGCCCGAGGGCTGCCCTTTCAACAACCGCTGTACGCTGTGCGAAGAGATCTGCCGCCGTCGGGTGCCGCCGCTGGAACCCAAGGCGACCGGATGCCTGGCGGCCTGCCACCTGCTGAACTGAGGGACCAAGGAAGCCTTATGAAGACCAACACGCTGGTCAGTATCCGAGACCTCTACAAGCACTTCGACATCTCGGGCGGATGGCTGGACCAGGTCAGGTTCGAGGGCGGGCGTTTTTCCCGCAGGCAAACCCTGGTGAGGGCCGTCAACGGCGTCAGTTTCGACATCCTTGAAGGCGAAACGGTCAGCGTGGTGGGTGAAAGCGGCTGCGGCAAGTCGACCCTGGCCCGTACAGTGATGCGCCTGTACCCGCCCGAAGCCGGCGAGGTCCACTACCGCGGCAAGCGCATCGACCACCTGTCCCGAGAGCGTCTCAAGCCTTACCGCACCCGGATGCAGATGGTCTTTCAAGACCCCTACGCCTCGCTCAACCCCCGCATGAGCGTGCGCCAAATCCTGGAGGAGCCCATCCGCTTTCACCGGCCGGGAATTTCCGTTGGCGAGGGTCAGGACAGGGTTGCCGAAGTCATGCGCCAGGTGGGCGTCGACCCGGAATGGCAGGAGCGCTACCCCCACGAGTTCTCCGGCGGCCAGCGCCAGCGGATTTCCATCGCCCGGGCCCTGGCGGTGGACCCCGAATTCATCGTGGCCGACGAGCCCATCGCGGCCCTGGATGTCTCCATCCAGGCCCAGATCCTCAACCTGATGATGGAACTCCAGGAAAAGCGCAGCCTGACATACCTTTTCATCAGCCACGACCTTTCGGTGGTAGAGCACATATCCAGCCGGGTCGCTGTCATGTACCTCGGCACCCTGTGCGAACTGGCCACCATCGATGCCCTTTTCGAGCGGCCGCGTCACCCCTACACCCAGGCGCTGCTTTCCGCCATCCCGAGGTTGGGGGAAAAAGGCTTTCAGCACGAACGCCTCAAGGGTGACGTACCCACCCCCATCAACCTCCCCACGGGCTGCGTCTTTCACGGACGCTGCCCGCATGCCGACGCGCGCTGCGCGCGCGAGGTGCCGAGGCTGCGACCCAGCGGCCAAGAGACCCGGGTGGCCTGCCACGGGGTGGAAGAAGGCCGCCTGCCGGGCTGAGCCGGCCCGAAGGCCGGCTTTACCGTCTTTCCGTCTACTGCGCCTCGAACAGGCTGCGATACTGGCCGTAGCCCTCCTTTTCAAGCGCACCGCTGGGGATGAAGCGCAGCGCGGCCGAGTTGATGCAGTAGCGCAGGCCGGTGGGTGGCGGGCCGTCCTCGAAAACGTGCCCCAGGTGGGAGTCGGCATGCCGGCTGCGCACTTCGGTACGCACCATGAAGAGGCTGCGGTCGCTGCGGGTAACGACGTTTTCGGGCTCAAGCGGCCGGGTGAAGCTGGGCCAGCCGGTGCCGGAATCGAACTTGTCGGTGGAGCTGAAGAGCGGCTCGCCGCTGACCACATCCACGTAGATCCCCGGTTCCTTGTTGTCCCAGTAAGCGTTGCGGAAGGGCGGCTCGGTGCCGTCCTGGCGGGTGACCTGATACTGCAGCGGGGTCAGGCGGCTGCGCAGGACGTCGTCGTCCGGCCGGGTGTAGACCGGTTTTGCGGCGGCCTCGTTGGTGATAACGGCCGGGTCCCGGTCCCCCCAGACCTGCCGGATGAACTGATCCCGGCCCGAGTGGCGCCGGTAGGAGCTGTAGCGCTCCGGGCTCTTCTTGTAGAAGTCCTGGTGGTAGTCCTCGGCCGGATAAAACGCGGTGAACGGGAGGATGGGGGTCACCACCGGGGCTGCGAAAACGCCGGCGTCGGCCAGGGCCGCCTTGGAGGCCTCCGCCTCCCGGCGCTGGTCGTCGTCATGGTAGAAGATCGCGGTCCGGTACTGGGGCCCGCGGTCCACGAACTGCCCACCGCCATCGGTAGGGTTGACGTGGCGCCAGAAGACCTCCAGCAGCCGGCGGTAGCTCACCTCGCGCGGGTCGAAATGAACCTGAACGGCCTCGTAGTGGCCGGTCCGGCCCGAGGAAACCTGCTGGTAGGTGGGGTTTTGTTCGGGCCCGCCGGTGTAGCCAGAGACCACCCGCACCACCCCGGCGACCTTCTCAAAATCCGATTCGCTGCACCAGAAACAGCCGCCGGCAAAGGTGGCCACTTCCAGCCCCTCCTCGCCGGGGGACGGGCCCCCTTCGGCGGCCCCGCTTTTGCGCGGACCCGAGGCGGGGCCGAGCATCATGGCCATCACGGCCATACCCATGATGGGAAACCAGAGTTTCATATCTTCGCTCCTTTTGCAGGTTACAGGCATGATCTTGATTTCATGGTTGTGGCGTAACACACCCAATATAAAACACGCCGACCGAAAATCACCACCGGGATCGGCGCGGGATCAGAAACGCACGGGGTAAACTTCAAAACCCGTTTGGATGCCGTTTTTTCGAAGGGATCGATCGGGCAAAAAAATTGTGGGACCAGCCCCAAAAGGGGTCACAGTAAAGGCAGGGAAAGCGCCTTAATGGGCCTTGCGGGGTTTGGCGCGGCGGGTGGCCGGGGCCTGCAGGGGGTCGTCCGGCCACGGGTGGCGGGGGTAGCGGCCGCGCATCTCCCTTTTGACGGCCTGATAGGCGTTTTGCCAGAAATGGGCCAGATCCCGGGTGACCTGCAGGGGGCGGCCCGCCGGGGAGAGCAGGTGCAGGACCACCGGCACCCGCCCGCCGGCCACGGCGGGGGTGACAGACGCGCCGAACACCTCCTGGATGCGCACGGCCAGCACCGGCGGGTCCTGGCCGTAGTCCAGTGGCAGGCGCGAGCCGCTGGGAACCGTCAGATGGGTGGGTGCCAGAAAGTCCAGCCGGCGGCGCTGCTCCCAGTCCAGCAGACCCTCCAGGGCCTGCTTCAGGGCCGCCGGGGTGAGGTCCTTGAGTCGCAGCAAACCGCCAAGCGAGGGGCCCAACCAATGGGCCAGGTTCTCCAGCAGCGCCTCGTCCGAGAAATCCGGCCAGCGGCCCCCCTGCCCTGCGGCCAACCGGCCGGCAAAGAGCACCCGCTGGCGCCAGCGCTGCAGCGCCGGGGTCCACGGCAGGCAGCCCAGCCCGCTTTGGCGGATGCCCGCCAGCAGGGCGGCCTGCACTCGCCCGGCATCCGGTGTAGCCAGCGGCCGGCTGGCGAGCACCAGGGCCCCCAGACGGGTAGTCTCGCGGACCGTCACCGCCTGCCGGCCGGGGTCCCAGGAAATTTCCTGACAGCGGCGGATCCGGTCGCCAAACTGATCTTCCAGGGTGACCACGTCGTAGCCGGCGGCTAAGAAAACGCGCGCCTCGCGCCGGTCGCCGTCCAGATGCGCGGCCACCACATAGTCGGCAGCGGCCAGCGGCTCTGCCGCGTCGAAGACCGCCCCCCGGCCGCAGACCATTAGAAAGCGCCCCGCGCAGCCTGGGCGGCGGCGGGCCACCCGCTCGGGGTAGGCCCAGGCCAGAAGCCGCCCGAGATCGCGGCCGCCTGAGCGTCCCGCGCCGAGCTTCAAGCGGCGGCGCAGCTGGGCGGCTGCGCGCAGAATCTGCCGCCCGGCGGCTGGGTCCAGGGCCGGCCCGGGCAGCGGCCGACCGGCCGCCAGGGCCTCCAGCGCATCGACGCGCAGCTGCAGGTCGCTATCGCCCTGACCGGGCGGAAAGTGCAGGGGGTCGCGTTCGCTGAGGATTGCGGCCAAAAGCGCGGCCAGCGATCCCTGCCCTTGGGCCGCGGCCATCAGCAGCATGTGGGCCAGGCGCGGATGCAGGGGCAGCTGGGACATGGCGCGGCCGTGGGCGGTCACCCGCCCGCCGGCGTCAAGCGCCCCCAGAGCGTCCAAGAGCTCCCGGGCCTGGGCAAAGGCCGCCGCCGGGGGCGGGTCCAGCCAGGACAGTTCACCCGGGGCGGCCACGCCCCAGACGGCGAGCTCCAGTGCCAGCCCGGCCAGATCGGCCTCCAGAATTTCGGGCGGGCTGAAGGCCGCCAGTGAGGCGTCGGTTTCGGGGGACCACAGGCGGTAGCAGACCCCCGGCTCACTCCGGCCGGCCCGCCCCCGCCGCTGCTCGGCCGCGGCCCGAGAAATTCGGCGGGTGACCAGGCGGGTCATACCGCTGGCCACATCGACCTGGGCCTGGCGGCAAAACCCGCTGTCCACCACCACCCGCACCCCCTCGATGGTCAGGCTGGTCTCCGCGATATTGGTGGCCAGGACCACCTTGCGGCGGCCGGCCGGCGCCGGTTCGACGGCCCGGTCCTGGGCCGCCCGGGGCAGGCCGCCGTAAAGGGGGTGGATCTCCCAGCCGGGACCCGGACCGGCATCCTGCAGGAGCCTGGCGACCCGCCGGATCTCGGCGGCACCGGATAGAAAAGCCAGGATGCTGCCCGCCTCCCGGCGCGCCGCCCGCTGCACGGCGGCCGCCGTGGCGCGTTCGATGGAAAGGCCCGGCCGCGGCGGCAGGTAAACGGTTTCAACCGGCCAAATGCGGCCGCGGCAGCCTATCAGCGGCGCCCCGCCCAGCAGACGGCCCAGCGGCGCGGCCTCCAGGGTGGCGGACATCACCAGCAGGC contains:
- a CDS encoding ABC transporter ATP-binding protein codes for the protein MAREPLLSVRDLEIKFRLRHGDLTAVNRVSFDLARGDRLGIVGESGAGKSVTGFGILNLVSKPGYIAGGRLTFEGRELTALPEEELRKIRGNRISMIFQDPMMTLNPVLTIGTQMVETILAHRSISRAEATEIALDRIRKVAIPSPEKRLQQYPHEFSGGMRQRIVIAIALLNAPALIIADEPTTALDVTIQADIMALLLGLCESDKMGLILITHDLAVVSQVAQRIAVMYAGTIVEIGPTDQVANNPQHPYTRGLLGALPQRVPRGKRLNQIPGMMPNLTRVPEGCPFNNRCTLCEEICRRRVPPLEPKATGCLAACHLLN
- the hrpB gene encoding ATP-dependent helicase HrpB; this encodes MMPLPVDTILANLKQALRDSPNVVLQAPPGAGKTTRVPPALLTECWLAGKRLILLEPRRMAARRAADYMARQMGQEVGQTVGYRVRLDSRVGPETRIEVVTEGVLTRLLQRDPALEGVGAVIFDEFHERSLDGDLALALCLDLQAALNQALRLLVMSATLEAAPLGRLLGGAPLIGCRGRIWPVETVYLPPRPGLSIERATAAAVQRAARREAGSILAFLSGAAEIRRVARLLQDAGPGPGWEIHPLYGGLPRAAQDRAVEPAPAGRRKVVLATNIAETSLTIEGVRVVVDSGFCRQAQVDVASGMTRLVTRRISRAAAEQRRGRAGRSEPGVCYRLWSPETDASLAAFSPPEILEADLAGLALELAVWGVAAPGELSWLDPPPAAAFAQARELLDALGALDAGGRVTAHGRAMSQLPLHPRLAHMLLMAAAQGQGSLAALLAAILSERDPLHFPPGQGDSDLQLRVDALEALAAGRPLPGPALDPAAGRQILRAAAQLRRRLKLGAGRSGGRDLGRLLAWAYPERVARRRPGCAGRFLMVCGRGAVFDAAEPLAAADYVVAAHLDGDRREARVFLAAGYDVVTLEDQFGDRIRRCQEISWDPGRQAVTVRETTRLGALVLASRPLATPDAGRVQAALLAGIRQSGLGCLPWTPALQRWRQRVLFAGRLAAGQGGRWPDFSDEALLENLAHWLGPSLGGLLRLKDLTPAALKQALEGLLDWEQRRRLDFLAPTHLTVPSGSRLPLDYGQDPPVLAVRIQEVFGASVTPAVAGGRVPVVLHLLSPAGRPLQVTRDLAHFWQNAYQAVKREMRGRYPRHPWPDDPLQAPATRRAKPRKAH
- a CDS encoding ABC transporter permease, which gives rise to MQGWRRFKSSYFLHSFLRDPMAMGSFICLAALVIISFGAPLIAPHDPYDTSTIDIMDSEVPPAWLEQSDARFPLGTDSQGRDMLSTMLYGMRVSILIGLGAVALQALMGICVGLVAGYRGGRFDAFLMRLADVQLSFSTYMVAIFFGALFQAAFGMGRYEQLAIPLLIIIIGFAEWPQYARTVRASVLAEKKKEYVEAARVIGLPPRRIMWRHILPNTLTPVLVISTVQVANAIMSEAALSFIGLGMPVTRPSLGSLIKAGFDYIFSGSWWITLFPGLALVILILSINLLGDWLRDFLNPKLYKE
- the msrB gene encoding peptide-methionine (R)-S-oxide reductase MsrB — its product is MKLWFPIMGMAVMAMMLGPASGPRKSGAAEGGPSPGEEGLEVATFAGGCFWCSESDFEKVAGVVRVVSGYTGGPEQNPTYQQVSSGRTGHYEAVQVHFDPREVSYRRLLEVFWRHVNPTDGGGQFVDRGPQYRTAIFYHDDDQRREAEASKAALADAGVFAAPVVTPILPFTAFYPAEDYHQDFYKKSPERYSSYRRHSGRDQFIRQVWGDRDPAVITNEAAAKPVYTRPDDDVLRSRLTPLQYQVTRQDGTEPPFRNAYWDNKEPGIYVDVVSGEPLFSSTDKFDSGTGWPSFTRPLEPENVVTRSDRSLFMVRTEVRSRHADSHLGHVFEDGPPPTGLRYCINSAALRFIPSGALEKEGYGQYRSLFEAQ
- a CDS encoding ATP-binding cassette domain-containing protein, coding for MKTNTLVSIRDLYKHFDISGGWLDQVRFEGGRFSRRQTLVRAVNGVSFDILEGETVSVVGESGCGKSTLARTVMRLYPPEAGEVHYRGKRIDHLSRERLKPYRTRMQMVFQDPYASLNPRMSVRQILEEPIRFHRPGISVGEGQDRVAEVMRQVGVDPEWQERYPHEFSGGQRQRISIARALAVDPEFIVADEPIAALDVSIQAQILNLMMELQEKRSLTYLFISHDLSVVEHISSRVAVMYLGTLCELATIDALFERPRHPYTQALLSAIPRLGEKGFQHERLKGDVPTPINLPTGCVFHGRCPHADARCAREVPRLRPSGQETRVACHGVEEGRLPG
- a CDS encoding ABC transporter permease, which produces MIAFFIRRVTQAVFVMLVISLIGFTIKQSVGDPVREITGISVSAAERDALREKLGLNDPFLVQWGRFLGRALQGDLGNSFYFKRPAMQVILSKAPATLELVFSTSMLVILLSIPIGIYAAILPRAWLSRFFMGVSIVGVSIPVFLTAILLIYVFSVGLGWLPSFGRGELVTLFPGWQSGYFTADGLKHLILPSIALSSIMLPLFIRLIRAEMKEVLETEYVKYARAKGLKPWRVLLVHAFKNTLLPVITVGGVQLGTLIAFTILTETVFQWQGMGAMFIEAVDRADTSLIVAYLVFVGILFVTVNTLVDLIYGLVNPMVRIAGRK